Proteins from one Camelina sativa cultivar DH55 chromosome 8, Cs, whole genome shotgun sequence genomic window:
- the LOC104705728 gene encoding protein transport protein sec31 (The sequence of the model RefSeq protein was modified relative to this genomic sequence to represent the inferred CDS: added 71 bases not found in genome assembly), whose translation MNTALYSDKQIMDLMNEDNTNSNNNSQDGGDHQKHRAGDNNNGLESKKEAIFPSYDFQPIRPNASVGLSHHALDLAGSVNSTAARVWDASDPKPVSTSSARSYGSMDSLEPSKLFAEKNRNASESAILSAIDLTMKAHADNLIHVIEGVSARLTQLETRTRNLENLVDDVKVSVGNSHGITDGKLRQLENIMLEVQSGVQMLKDKQDIVEAQLQLSKLQLSKVNQQPEKHSTHVEPTPQPPASLPQPPASAAAPPSLTQQGLPPQQFIQPPASQHSLPPPSSQLPQLPNQFSPQQEPYFPPPGQSQPPPTNQPPYQPPPPTQSLHQPPYQSPPQQPQYPQQPPQQLQHPSGYNPEEPPYPQQSYPPNPPRQPPSHPPSVSAPSQQYYNGPPTPPSMYDGSGGRSNSGFASGYSPEPYQYTGPPSSQYGNTPSVKPPHQSGSGSGAYPQLPMARPLPQGLPMASAISSGGSGGSGSPRSGSRAPVDDVIDKVVSMGFPRDQVRGTVRTLTENGQAVDLNVVLDKLMNGDRGGMMQQQQPPRGWFGGR comes from the exons taattcacaaGACGGCGGCGATCACCAGAAGCACCGCGCCGGTGATAATAATAATGGCTTGGAGTCGAAGAAGGAAGCGATCTTTCCAAGCTATGATTTCCAGCCTATTCGCCCTAATGCCTCTGTCGGATTGTCTCACCACGCTTTAGATCTCGCCGGATCTGTTAATTCCACAGCCGCTAGGGTTTGGGATGCATCTGATCCAAAACCGGTTTCAACTTCTTCCGCAAga AGTTATGGTTCTATGGACTCTCTTGAACCTTCAAAGTTGTTTGCTGAGAAGAATCGAAATGCCTCAGAGTCAGCTATTTTATCTGCGATTGATCTCACAATGAAGGCACATGCTGATAACCTGATACATGTCATAGAAGGTGTCAGTGCACGTCTAACTCAGCTGGAGACCAGAACTCGAAATCTCGAGAATCTGGTGGATGATGTGAAAGTTTCTGTTGGGAACAGCCATGGAATCACTGATGGGAAATTGAGACAGCTTGAAAACATCATGTTAGAG GTGCAAAGCGGTGTACAGATGTTGAAGGACAAACAAGACATAGTTGAAGCGCAGCTTCAGCTTTCAAAGCTCCAATTATCAAAGGTAAACCAGCAGCCCGAGAAACACTCTACACATGTTGAACCCACTCCTCAGCCACCCGCATCACTGCCTCAGCCACCAGCTTCTGCTGCAGCTCCCCCGTCTCTTACTCAGCAGGGCCTCCCGCCACAACAATTTATCCAACCGCCTGCCTCACAGCACAGTCTCCCGCCTCCTTCATCACAACTGCCTCAGCTTCCTAACCAGTTCTCTCCCCAACAAGAGCCTTATTTCCCTCCGCCTGGTCAGTCCCAGCCACCTCCAACAAACCAGCCTCCATATCAACCTCCTCCTCCAACCCAGTCACTGCATCAACCACCTTACCAGTCACCTCCTCAACAGCCACAATACCCACAGCAGCCACCTCAACAGCTCCAACACCCGTCTGGCTACAACCCGGAGGAACCACCTTACCCTCAGCAATCTTACCCACCAAACCCTCCTCGTCAACCACCTTCTCATCCACCTTCAGTTTCAGCCCCATCTCAACAGTACTACAACGGTCCTCCAACGCCACCATCAATGTATGATGGATCAGGTGGGAGATCCAATTCAGGTTTCGCTTCCGGGTACTCTCCTGAGCCTTACCAGTATACCGGTCCACCTTCCTCACAGTATGGAAACACCCCGTCTGTGAAACCGCCACATCAGAGTGGAAGCGGATCTGGTGCTTACCCACAGCTCCCAATGGCACGCCCACTACCACAAGGATTACCAATGGCTTCAGCCATAAGTAGCGGTGGAAGTGGCGGCTCGGGTTCCCCAAGATCAGGAAGCAGAGCCCCAGTGGATGATGTAATCGACAAAGTGGTAAGCATGGGGTTCCCAAGGGACCAAGTGAGAGGAACAGTGAGAACATTGACTGAGAATGGTCAAGCGGTTGACCTCAATGTTGTTTTGGATAAGCTGATGAATGGAGATAGAGGAGGTATGATGCAGCAGCAGCAACCGCCAAGAGGTTGGTTTGGTGGTCGTTAG
- the LOC104705725 gene encoding pescadillo homolog → MPKHYRPAGKKKEGNAARYMTRSQALKHLQVNLNLFRRLCIVKGIFPREPKKKVKGNHHTYYHVKDIAFLMHEPLLEKFREIKTYQKKVKKAKAKKNEELARLLLTRQPTYKLDRLIRERYPTFIDALRDLDDCLTMVHLFAVLPASDRENLEVKRVHNCRRLTHEWQAYISRCHALRKVFVSVKGIYYQAELEGQKITWLTPHAIQQVFTNDVDFGVMLTFLEFYETLLAFINFKLYHSLNVKYPPILDSRLEALAADLYALSRYIDASSRGMTVEPKVDASSSSQSNDREESELRLAQLQHQLPSSEPGALMHIVADNNKEVEEDEETRVCKSLFKDLKFFLSREVPRESLLFVLPAFGGMVSWEGEGAPFKEDDESITHHIIDKPSAGHQYLSREYVQPQWIYDCVNARIILPTEKYLVGSIPPPHLSPFVDNEAEGYVPDYAETIKRLQAAARNEVLPLPGVGKEDLEDPQNLLYAGVMSRAEEAEAAASKKKMAAKEKQYHEELKIELTGSKAVVAPEVAEDEESGPDAMQIAQEDADMPTLLMSRKKRKLYEAMKIGQKKKKASVELIEQRKKKLKDAQSS, encoded by the exons ATGCCGAAGCATTACAGGCCAGCG GggaaaaagaaggaaggaaatGCGGCTCGGTATATGACCAGGTCGCAAGCTCTCAAACATCTTCAAGTTAACTTGAATCTTTTCAG GAGACTATGTATTGTGAAAGGTATATTCCCCAGAGAAccgaagaagaaggtgaagggaAACCACCACACTTACTACCATGTCAAGGACATTGCTTTCCTTATGCACGAGCCACTTCTTGAGAAGTTCAGGGAAATCAAAACCTACCAAAAGAAGGTGAAAAAAGCCAAGGCCAAGAAGAACGAGGAGCTTGCACGCCTTTTGCTTACTCGCCAACCCACTTACAAGCTTGATAGATTGATCCGTGAGAG GTATCCAACATTTATTGATGCACTACGAGACTTGGATGACTGTCTTACCATGGTTCATCTTTTTGCCGTGTTGCCTGCATCAGACAGGGAAAATCTCGAAGTTAAGCGAGTTCACAACTGTAGAAG ATTGACCCATGAATGGCAAGCTTACATTTCACGTTGTCATGCATTGCGTAAAGTGTTTGTATCTGTCAAGGGTATTTACTATCAG GCTGAATTAGAAGGTCAGAAGATCACTTGGTTGACCCCTCATGCAATACAACAAGTTTTTACAAATGATGTTGACTTTGGTGTCATGCTAACCTTCTTGGAATTTTATGAG ACTCTTCTTGCCTTTATTAACTTCAAGCTTTACCATTCTCTGAATGTGAAATATCCGCCAATCCTTGATTCTCGGTTGGAGGCTTTGGCTGCGG ATCTCTATGCACTGTCAAGATACATAGATGCCAGCTCCAGAGGCATGACGGTGGAACCTAAAGTTGATGCTTCATCTAGCTCACAGTCAAATGACCGTGAAGAATCTGAACTGAGACTTGCACAACTTCAGCACCAGCTGCCTTCGAGTGAGCCTGGAGCATTGATGCATATTGTTGCAGATAACAATAAAgaggttgaagaggatgaagaaacaAGGGTGTGCAAGTCACTGTTCAAGGATCTGAAGTTTTTCTTGAGCCGTGAG GTTCCAAGAGAGTCCCTGCTTTTTGTGCTTCCTGCTTTTGGTGGGATGGTGTCTTGGGAAGGAGAAGGTGCTCCGTTCAAGGAGGATGATGAGAGTATTACACATCAT ATCATCGATAAACCAAGTGCGGGCCATCAGTATCTTTCAAGGGAATATGTGCAACCACAGTGGATCTATGACTGTGTGAATGCTCGCATAATCTTGCCAACTGAAAAGTACTTGGTCGGAAG CATTCCACCGCCACACTTGTCACCGTTTGTGGACAATGAAGCAGAAGGATATGTTCCTGATTATGCTGAAACCATCAAAAGGCTTCAAGCAGCAGCGAGAAACGAAGTTCTTCCGTTGCCAGGTGTTGGAAAAGAGGATCTTGAAGATCCTCAAAACTTACTATACGCTGGTGTTATGAGCCGTGCCGAGGAAGCTGAAGCTGCTGCGAGCAAGAAGAAG ATGGCGGCAAAGGAGAAGCAATACCATGAGGAACTGAAGATTGAACTAACTGGAAGTAAGGCTGTCGTAGCACCTGAGGTGGCTGAAGATGAAGAATCAGGTCCCGATGCTATGCAAATAGCTCAAGAGGACGCTGATATGCCCACACTGCTGATGTCGCGTAAGAAGAGGAAGCTCTATGAAGCCATGAAG ATTGggcagaaaaagaagaaagcaagtgTTGAACTAATCGAGCAGCGCAAGAAAAAGTTGAAGGATGCTCAATCATCataa
- the LOC104705726 gene encoding WD repeat-containing protein 82: MSLTELDDGIVRRMAIGAVFSDFGGKIHSVGFHRTDDLLVTSSEDDSLRLFDIANAKQLKITYHKKHGTDRVCFTHHPSSLICSSRYNLESTGESLRYLSMYDNRILRYFKGHKDRVVSLCMSPINDSFMSGSLDKSVRLWDLRVNACQGILHLRGRPAVAYDQQGLVFAIAMEGGAVKLFDSRCYDKGPFDTFLVGGDTAEVNDIKFSNDGKSMLLTTTNNNIYVLDAYRGEKKCGFSLEPSQGTSIEATFTPDGKYVLSGSGDGTLHAWNIENPSEVARWENNIGVVSCLKWAPRRAMFVAASTVLTFWIPNDGEPPVPADRSAADQQPPPQ; encoded by the exons ATGTCGTTGACGGAGCTAGACGACGGAATTGTCCGCAGGATGGCCATCGGCGCAGTCTTCTCTGATTTC GGAGGGAAGATACATTCAGTGGGTTTCCATAGGACCGATGACCTACTGGTTACATCCAGCGAAGATGATTCACTTCGCCTCTTCGATATCGCCAACGCTAA ACAGCTCAAGATTACATACCATAAGAAACATGGTACCGATCGTGTATGCTTTACTCATCATCCCAGCTCTCTTATTTGCTCTTCTCGATACAATTTGGAGTCTACTGGAG AATCCTTGAGATATCTTTCAATGTATGATAATCGGATCCTTCGCTACTTTAAAGGGCATAAAGACAG GGTTGTATCGCTTTGTATGTCTCCAATAAATGATAGCTTCATGTCTGGTTCTCTCGACAAGAGTGTCAGACTCTGGGATCTTCGTGTTAATGCCTGCCAG GGAATTCTACATCTTCGTGGTAGGCCTGCAGTTGCCTATGACCAACAAGGCCTGGTGTTTGCTATTGCAATGGAAGGAGGTGCTGTTAAGTTGTTTGATTCCCGGTGTTATGACAAG GGTCCCTTTGACACATTTCTGGTAGGTGGGGATACCGCTGAGGTTAACGATATAAAATTCAGCAACGATGGGAAATCCATGCTCCTAACAACTACAAACAACAATATCTACGTTCTTGATGCATATCGTGGAGAGAAG AAATGTGGTTTTAGTTTGGAGCCTTCACAGGGTACATCCATAGAAGCCACCTTCACACCAGATGGCAAGTATGTTCTGTCAG GTTCAGGAGATGGAACCTTACATGCTTGGAACATCGAGAACCCATCTGAG GTGGCGAGGTGGGAGAACAATATAGGAGTAGTGTCGTGTTTGAAATGGGCACCTCGTAGAGCCATGTTTGTTGCTGCTTCGACTGTTCTCACATTCTGGATACCCAACGATGGCGAGCCGCCAGTTCCCGCCGATCGTAGTGCTGCTGACCAACAACCTCCTCCTCAGTGA
- the LOC104705724 gene encoding U-box domain-containing protein 3-like yields the protein MEDIVVESLLSGNREAQIEAAIELSNLTRKQRQKMSEKEIIPPLLSMLQSQDCITTEVALSALLSLAFGSERNKVRIVKSGAVPMLLEILQSETKMVILELAMAFLLILSSCNKNKVKMASTMLVQLLVGLIGLDRLTIRAKVDGIATLQNLSTLHQIVPLVIASGAPYALLQVINVCDKASELADKAAALLENIISHSPESISSISGAIGVLVEAIEEGSAQCKEHAVGILLCICSYDRETNRGMILREGVMPGLLQVSVDGTRRAKEMARELLLLLRDCSGYVIKNKQSKIEIVEQIMREIDQEGERIPGTMLKLVEEMISKLST from the exons ATGGAGGATATTGTGGTGGAGAGTCTTCTTAGCGGTAACAGAGAAGCTCAGATAGAAGCAGCTATAGAGCTTAGTAATCTAACCAGGAAGCAAAGACAAAAAATGTCAGAAAAAGAAATCATTCCTCCTTTACTCTCAATGTTACAATCTCAAGACTGTATCACAACAGAAGTTGCTCTATCTGCATTACTCAGCCTTGCCTTTGGCAGTGAAAG GAACAAAGTCAGAATAGTGAAATCTGGGGCAGTACCAATGTTGCTAGAGATCCTCCAGTCAGAAACAAAGATGGTAATACTTGAACTGGCCATGGCATTTCTTCTGATTCTCTCTTCATGTAACAAAAACAAGGTCAAGATGGCATCAACCATGTTGGTTCAGCTTTTAGTTGGACTTATTGGGCTCGATAGACTTACCATTCGAGCCAAGGTTGATGGCATTGCAACGCTACAAAATCTATCGACTCTCCATCAGATTGTTCCCCTGGTTATAGCCTCTGGAGCACCGTATGCTTTGCTTCAAGTCATCAACGTTTGTGACAAAGCATCTGAATTGGCTGATAAGGCAGCAGCTTTGCTCGAAAACATAATCTCTCATTCACCAGAATCTATTTCCAGCATTAGTGGGGCAATTGGGGTTCTGGTGGAAGCCATTGAAGAAGGGTCAGCTCAGTGTAAAGAGCATGCGGTAGGGATATTACTCTGTATATGCAGCTACGACAGAGAGACGAACAGAGGAATGATACTGAGAGAAGGAGTGATGCCCGGATTGCTTCAAGTGAGCGTAGATGGGACAAGGAGGGCTAAAGAAATGGCTAGAGAGCTATTGCTTCTGTTAAGGGACTGCTCTGGCTACGTCATAAAAAACAAGCAGTCAAAGATTGAGATCGTTGAGCAGATAATGAGGGAGATTGATCAAGAAGGGGAAAGAATACCTGGAACCATGTTGAAGTTGGTGGAAGAGATGATCTCAAAACTCAGCACATAG